Proteins encoded within one genomic window of Halodesulfurarchaeum formicicum:
- a CDS encoding presenilin family intramembrane aspartyl protease PSH: MHSRGRIAIVILGAVGFFLAVQLGALFLQGPFAAAGFQAVEDPSDPANAAFYVGVLLVATVGMLALLKYDLTALLRAFVVLTSGLISAYVFSVVLPPIVDLPGLFHLGAIIGAAAIIIGLAVYPEWWVIDASGLVMGMGAAALFGISLDILPVLLLLTVLAIYDAISVYGTEHMLTLATGVMELRVPVLIVLPTTRTFSFREMVAEMKAETDPETEESADPLERDAFFIGLGDVVIPTILVVSGTVFLETPLLFGLEVAALGAMTGTLLGLLGLLAMVVKGRPHAGLPLLNGGAIAGYLIGALAGGVPIVEALGLAPYL, translated from the coding sequence ATGCATTCTCGTGGCCGGATCGCGATTGTGATCCTCGGTGCCGTTGGGTTCTTTCTCGCCGTGCAGCTCGGGGCGCTGTTTCTCCAGGGGCCGTTTGCGGCAGCCGGATTCCAGGCCGTCGAAGACCCGAGTGACCCGGCAAATGCGGCCTTCTACGTCGGAGTCCTCCTCGTGGCGACGGTCGGGATGTTAGCGCTCCTGAAGTACGATTTGACGGCGCTCCTGCGGGCCTTTGTCGTCCTCACGAGCGGGTTAATCTCGGCGTACGTGTTCTCGGTCGTGCTTCCGCCCATTGTCGACCTACCCGGGCTGTTCCATCTGGGGGCGATCATCGGAGCGGCCGCAATTATCATCGGCCTCGCAGTTTACCCGGAATGGTGGGTCATCGACGCCTCGGGACTGGTCATGGGAATGGGCGCTGCCGCGCTGTTCGGTATCAGTCTGGATATCCTGCCTGTCCTCCTCTTGCTTACAGTGCTGGCGATTTACGACGCCATCAGCGTGTACGGCACCGAACACATGCTGACTCTGGCAACGGGTGTGATGGAACTCCGGGTGCCCGTGCTGATCGTCCTTCCGACTACGCGAACGTTTTCGTTTCGGGAGATGGTCGCGGAGATGAAAGCCGAGACGGACCCCGAAACGGAAGAGTCGGCTGATCCGTTGGAGCGGGACGCCTTCTTCATCGGCCTCGGGGACGTGGTCATTCCGACGATCCTGGTCGTCAGCGGGACGGTATTTCTCGAAACCCCGCTCCTATTCGGGCTCGAAGTGGCCGCCCTCGGGGCAATGACTGGTACGCTGCTCGGACTGCTCGGGCTGCTCGCGATGGTCGTGAAGGGGCGACCCCACGCTGGGCTGCCCCTGCTCAACGGCGGCGCGATTGCGGGGTACCTGATTGGCGCACTGGCTGGGGGCGTTCCGATCGTCGAGGCACTGGGTCTGGCCCCGTATCTCTAG
- a CDS encoding DsbA family protein has protein sequence MRLTRRTVLRSGSAVGLGAIAGCVSPPVPESADSLPTPSLGPDEAPVVVQSFEDFTCGYCKQFALEIRPRIEREYIEPGQVRFERYDYPFLDEEWSWKAASAARAVQAEHGSAMFFEYADRLYKTDVGFSVELFGTLAETVGADPEAVKKAAREEQYRSRVEVDKKLGDERDVTKTPTIFVNGERPESPRYRHLAPAIDRLL, from the coding sequence ATGCGCCTGACACGTCGGACAGTACTTCGCAGTGGCTCGGCAGTGGGACTGGGCGCGATCGCCGGGTGTGTGAGCCCACCAGTTCCAGAATCGGCGGATTCGCTTCCAACACCGTCTCTCGGGCCGGACGAAGCTCCTGTTGTCGTCCAGTCCTTCGAGGATTTCACCTGTGGATACTGCAAACAGTTCGCCCTGGAGATTCGGCCCCGGATCGAGCGTGAATACATCGAGCCCGGGCAGGTTCGGTTCGAGCGGTACGATTACCCATTTCTGGACGAGGAGTGGTCCTGGAAAGCAGCGAGTGCGGCCCGAGCAGTCCAGGCCGAGCACGGTTCGGCGATGTTTTTCGAGTACGCCGACCGGCTCTACAAAACCGACGTGGGCTTCTCTGTCGAGTTGTTCGGGACGCTGGCCGAGACTGTGGGGGCCGACCCGGAGGCGGTCAAAAAAGCGGCTCGGGAAGAGCAGTACCGCTCACGGGTAGAAGTTGACAAGAAACTCGGCGACGAGCGAGACGTCACCAAGACGCCAACGATATTCGTGAACGGCGAGCGGCCGGAATCTCCCCGATACCGACACCTCGCGCCTGCTATCGACCGCCTGCTCTAG
- the fen gene encoding flap endonuclease-1, with protein sequence MGLADLRQLAVLSEVGYEDLDGDVVAVDAHNWLYRYLTTTVKFTRDSVYTTGAGEEVANLIGVVQGLPKFFEHDLTPVFVFDGGVTELKTEEVTRRREKREEAEKRMEAAREAGEQIKAARLESRTQRLTDVIHRTTRDLLEHLDIPIVEAPAEGEAQAAAMARNDPDVDYAGSEDYDTLLLGAPYTLRKLTTSDDPELMDFEATLAEHDITWSQLVDIGILCGTDFNEGLRGYGPKTALSAVKEHGDLWGVLEAEDEYIEYADQIRDLFLDPDVTTEYDLDLSIDPDIDAARTYVTETWEIPPEEVARGFERIEDSVAQTGLDQFT encoded by the coding sequence ATGGGGCTCGCAGATCTCAGACAGCTGGCGGTGCTCTCGGAGGTGGGCTACGAGGACCTGGACGGAGACGTAGTGGCCGTCGACGCGCACAACTGGCTCTACCGCTATCTCACGACCACGGTGAAGTTCACCCGTGATTCGGTCTACACGACGGGTGCGGGCGAGGAAGTCGCCAACCTCATCGGGGTCGTCCAGGGACTGCCGAAGTTCTTCGAACACGATCTGACGCCGGTCTTCGTCTTCGACGGCGGCGTCACTGAGCTCAAGACCGAGGAGGTGACACGTCGACGCGAGAAACGCGAAGAAGCCGAAAAGCGAATGGAGGCGGCCAGGGAGGCCGGCGAGCAAATCAAAGCCGCGAGACTGGAGTCACGAACCCAGCGGCTGACCGACGTGATCCACCGGACGACACGCGACCTCCTCGAGCATCTCGACATCCCGATCGTCGAGGCCCCGGCCGAGGGCGAAGCCCAGGCCGCCGCGATGGCTCGAAACGATCCCGACGTGGACTACGCCGGGAGCGAGGACTACGACACGCTCCTCCTGGGGGCCCCCTATACGCTCCGTAAGCTCACCACCAGTGACGACCCGGAGCTCATGGACTTCGAAGCGACCCTCGCGGAACACGACATCACGTGGTCCCAACTGGTCGATATCGGTATTCTCTGTGGGACAGACTTCAACGAGGGTCTTCGGGGGTACGGCCCGAAGACGGCCCTCAGTGCGGTCAAGGAACACGGCGATCTCTGGGGCGTGCTTGAGGCCGAGGACGAATACATCGAGTATGCCGATCAGATCCGGGACCTGTTCCTCGACCCGGACGTGACGACCGAGTACGACCTCGACCTCTCGATCGATCCGGATATCGACGCCGCCAGGACCTACGTCACCGAGACCTGGGAGATTCCACCCGAGGAGGTCGCCCGTGGGTTCGAGCGGATCGAGGATTCGGTCGCCCAGACCGGACTCGACCAGTTTACGTAA
- a CDS encoding H/ACA ribonucleoprotein complex subunit GAR1, giving the protein MQRLGTVTRVTGSLLVLESATDEPPQIGTMALDETLETVGRVVDVFGPVAAPYLAVTPSDSVRPASLLQQPLYWRSD; this is encoded by the coding sequence ATGCAGCGACTCGGAACCGTCACCCGGGTCACCGGCAGTCTGCTGGTCCTCGAATCGGCGACCGACGAGCCCCCGCAGATCGGGACCATGGCCCTCGACGAAACGCTCGAAACGGTCGGTCGCGTGGTCGACGTGTTTGGCCCGGTAGCGGCTCCATATCTGGCGGTGACACCATCTGATTCGGTCAGGCCCGCGAGCTTGCTCCAGCAACCGCTCTACTGGCGATCGGACTGA
- a CDS encoding GNAT family N-acetyltransferase, producing the protein MEYAVLGVPPDGPSLTLDWQTFAYAGKFEMTNTGKAVLREAGSVLAAAAFNGDREDDDQAWIRYLTVRSDRRGEGLGPRLVRNLRETLRERGYERIAIAVNNPIAYRALYRAGFGFTGRETGLAELVLTWPADRSEERYRAGLERFADRDLPEGQAQLLDRWLQETHLPEPVNGIP; encoded by the coding sequence ATGGAGTACGCGGTCCTGGGGGTCCCGCCTGATGGCCCCTCGCTCACGCTGGACTGGCAGACCTTCGCCTATGCCGGGAAATTCGAGATGACCAACACCGGAAAAGCCGTGCTTCGCGAAGCGGGATCGGTCCTGGCGGCAGCGGCGTTCAACGGCGACCGGGAGGACGACGACCAGGCGTGGATCCGGTATCTCACGGTCCGGTCGGACCGACGTGGCGAGGGACTCGGTCCTCGACTGGTCCGGAATCTCCGCGAAACGTTGCGAGAACGCGGGTATGAACGCATTGCGATCGCCGTCAACAATCCGATCGCGTATCGCGCGCTCTATCGGGCCGGGTTCGGCTTCACAGGTCGAGAGACCGGACTCGCGGAACTGGTGCTTACCTGGCCCGCCGACCGGAGCGAAGAACGGTACCGGGCCGGCTTGGAGCGCTTTGCAGATCGCGACCTCCCTGAAGGGCAGGCGCAACTCCTCGACCGGTGGCTACAGGAAACTCACCTACCCGAACCGGTGAACGGTATCCCTTAG
- a CDS encoding TIGR00296 family protein: MSKRSAQHLNHSQGAWAVEYARRVVEDAVREDRTPERAEAVDPVFEVNRGAFVTLEKAGDLRGCIGRPSASQPAIEAIHAAAIGAATDDPRFPPVVESELAPLTVEVSVLTPPEPIESPDPSAIEVGQDGLIVGRNGNRGLLLPQVAVDQGWDARTFLAQTCRKAGLPTDCWQDTPTEVERFSAQVFQEREPRGEIEAVGISAGD, encoded by the coding sequence ATGAGCAAGCGGTCCGCCCAGCACTTGAACCATTCCCAGGGGGCCTGGGCCGTCGAATACGCCCGTCGGGTCGTCGAAGACGCTGTTCGCGAGGATCGCACGCCCGAGCGAGCGGAGGCAGTGGACCCGGTATTCGAGGTGAATCGCGGTGCGTTCGTCACACTTGAGAAAGCAGGAGATCTCCGGGGGTGTATTGGCAGACCGTCAGCCAGTCAACCGGCGATCGAGGCCATTCACGCGGCGGCAATCGGCGCCGCGACCGACGATCCGCGGTTCCCTCCCGTCGTGGAGTCGGAACTGGCCCCCCTCACGGTCGAAGTGAGCGTGCTGACGCCGCCCGAGCCCATCGAATCTCCCGACCCCTCGGCTATCGAAGTCGGCCAGGACGGCCTGATCGTGGGGCGGAACGGAAACCGTGGGCTGCTTCTGCCCCAGGTCGCCGTCGACCAGGGCTGGGACGCAAGGACCTTCCTGGCACAGACCTGCCGCAAGGCGGGATTGCCCACCGATTGCTGGCAGGACACGCCAACCGAGGTCGAACGGTTCAGTGCCCAGGTATTCCAGGAGCGTGAACCCAGAGGTGAGATCGAAGCCGTCGGAATCTCCGCGGGGGACTAG
- a CDS encoding class I SAM-dependent methyltransferase, whose product MHDVPIFDRFAPVYDLFLPGTDAAPLAAGLELAERPVKRVVDLGGGTGRAGRAVSPETIIFDASRPMLEQARKNGFETIRGDARSIPLPAESIDAMVSVDALHHLPSIDGVLAEVHRILRPGGVFVLRDFDPTTIRGRGLALGERLVGFESTFLSASSISAALEAAGFTVQTLETGFVYTVVGRVKSV is encoded by the coding sequence GTGCACGACGTCCCGATATTCGACCGGTTCGCCCCTGTCTACGACCTGTTCCTGCCGGGGACCGATGCCGCACCGCTCGCCGCGGGGTTGGAACTCGCCGAGCGACCGGTCAAGCGGGTGGTCGATCTGGGCGGCGGGACGGGGCGGGCCGGTCGGGCCGTCAGCCCGGAGACGATTATCTTCGACGCCAGTCGGCCCATGCTCGAACAGGCCCGGAAAAACGGATTCGAGACAATCCGTGGTGATGCTCGGTCCATCCCACTCCCGGCTGAGAGCATCGATGCCATGGTTTCTGTCGACGCCCTCCACCACCTGCCGTCGATCGATGGGGTCCTGGCAGAGGTACACCGGATCTTGCGGCCCGGTGGCGTCTTCGTCCTTAGAGATTTCGATCCAACGACAATCCGGGGCCGCGGATTGGCACTGGGCGAGCGACTGGTTGGGTTCGAGTCGACGTTCCTGTCCGCCTCGTCGATTTCGGCTGCTCTCGAAGCCGCGGGCTTCACGGTCCAAACGCTGGAAACCGGCTTCGTCTACACGGTCGTCGGCCGAGTGAAATCGGTCTAG
- the amrB gene encoding AmmeMemoRadiSam system protein B, translated as MSRVRSPAVAGQFYAGTAAGLREQIESAFKHSVGPGAVPDVTDREASLAGLVSPHAGYPYSGPIAAHGFSRLAASGRPDVVVLIGPNHSAAGAPLAISGASAWETPLGTVPVNDSLRDKLADFPDLTIDEATHAGEHSLEVQVPFLQYLYDDSVPILPIVMSRQNEETIEQLRTAVTNGLGTETNAVLLASTDLTHYEPAVVARDRDEPVLDAIRSLDSDSIVQAARSGHTMCGWGPTASVLQASADLGAETGTVLQYATSGDTAGDTDSVVGYVSGALR; from the coding sequence ATGTCAAGGGTCAGATCGCCCGCCGTCGCCGGGCAGTTCTACGCCGGCACTGCGGCTGGCTTGCGTGAACAGATCGAGTCGGCTTTCAAACATTCGGTCGGACCGGGCGCCGTTCCAGATGTCACCGACCGCGAAGCCTCGCTCGCGGGGCTGGTTTCGCCCCACGCAGGGTACCCATATTCGGGCCCCATCGCAGCCCACGGGTTCTCCAGGCTGGCGGCGTCTGGACGCCCGGACGTGGTCGTGCTGATCGGGCCGAACCACAGTGCCGCCGGCGCACCGCTCGCTATCAGCGGCGCTTCAGCCTGGGAGACGCCGCTCGGGACGGTTCCCGTCAACGATTCGCTCCGGGACAAACTGGCCGATTTCCCCGACCTCACAATTGACGAAGCGACCCACGCAGGCGAACACTCTCTGGAAGTGCAGGTGCCGTTCCTCCAGTATCTCTACGACGACTCGGTTCCGATCCTTCCGATCGTCATGTCCCGGCAGAACGAGGAGACGATCGAGCAACTGAGAACGGCAGTCACGAACGGGCTAGGGACCGAGACGAATGCGGTCCTCCTCGCCTCGACGGATCTCACACATTACGAACCCGCTGTAGTCGCCCGCGACCGGGATGAGCCTGTCCTCGATGCTATCCGCAGCCTCGATTCGGACTCTATCGTGCAGGCTGCTCGATCCGGGCACACGATGTGTGGCTGGGGCCCGACGGCGTCGGTCCTTCAGGCGAGCGCAGACTTGGGCGCGGAAACGGGAACTGTTCTGCAGTACGCCACGAGTGGGGACACAGCAGGAGACACGGACTCAGTCGTCGGCTACGTTTCAGGGGCACTCAGATGA
- the srp19 gene encoding signal recognition particle subunit SRP19, translating into MVENIIWPAYFDAELSRSEGRRVPKAMAVADPTPEEIAEAVKQVGYDATIEPDLAYPRQSRDRTGRVAVANADDAGKSDLLQAVAAYVQALRD; encoded by the coding sequence ATGGTCGAGAACATCATCTGGCCGGCCTACTTCGACGCGGAGCTCTCCCGCAGCGAGGGCCGACGCGTTCCGAAGGCGATGGCCGTGGCAGACCCAACACCCGAGGAGATCGCCGAGGCGGTCAAGCAGGTCGGGTACGACGCGACGATCGAACCGGACCTCGCCTATCCCCGTCAATCCCGGGACCGGACGGGCCGAGTGGCCGTGGCAAACGCCGACGACGCCGGGAAGAGTGACCTCCTGCAGGCCGTCGCCGCCTACGTGCAGGCACTCAGGGACTGA
- a CDS encoding class II fumarate hydratase, with protein MTAGDDERIEVDSLGEISVPADAYWGAQTQRAIQNFPISDEQMDRRFIRALGIVKQAAAAANAQLGMIPEEIAEAIQAAATEVIEGDLDEHFPVDVFQTGSGTSTNMNANEVIANRAAEIMGESVGSKAVHPNDHVNFGQSSNDVIPTAMHVAALEAIEDDVEPALRTLRDALAEKEAAFDGVVKTGRTHLQDATPVRLGQEFGGYRAQIEKGIARIETSKAELRELALGGTAVGTGLNTHPEFAELAAAEISELTGTEFSEADNHFEAQAAHDAMASVHGALRTVSGSLDKIAHDLRLLASGPRNGLGEIEQPENQPGSSIMPGKINPVVAESVNQIHARIVGNDATISKGGAGGQLDLNLYKPVIATDFLQSARLLANGAETFATRFVANLEANEESCAEQVERSLALTTALNPAIGYDAAAEVAKAALEEGKTVREVAVERGYLTEAEADEVIDPEAMTEPGILTD; from the coding sequence ATGACCGCGGGAGACGACGAACGAATCGAAGTGGACAGCCTCGGCGAGATCAGCGTTCCGGCCGACGCCTACTGGGGGGCCCAGACCCAGCGCGCGATCCAGAATTTCCCGATCAGCGACGAGCAAATGGACCGGCGGTTCATCAGGGCCCTGGGCATCGTGAAGCAAGCCGCAGCGGCGGCGAATGCCCAGCTTGGGATGATTCCCGAGGAGATCGCCGAAGCGATCCAGGCGGCGGCCACGGAGGTCATCGAGGGAGATCTCGACGAGCACTTCCCGGTCGACGTGTTCCAGACCGGCTCCGGGACCTCGACGAACATGAATGCAAACGAGGTGATCGCGAACCGGGCCGCCGAGATTATGGGCGAGTCGGTTGGAAGCAAGGCGGTCCACCCGAACGATCACGTGAACTTCGGGCAGTCCTCGAACGACGTGATTCCCACGGCCATGCACGTTGCAGCTCTCGAAGCCATCGAGGACGACGTGGAACCCGCCCTCCGCACGCTTCGGGATGCACTCGCCGAGAAGGAAGCGGCCTTCGACGGGGTCGTCAAGACCGGCCGGACTCACCTGCAGGACGCGACCCCAGTTCGGCTGGGCCAGGAGTTCGGCGGCTATCGGGCCCAGATCGAGAAGGGGATAGCGCGGATCGAAACGAGCAAAGCCGAACTCCGGGAGCTTGCCCTGGGTGGGACCGCCGTCGGCACCGGGCTCAACACGCATCCGGAGTTCGCGGAGCTGGCTGCCGCGGAGATCAGCGAACTGACCGGAACGGAGTTCAGCGAAGCGGACAACCACTTCGAGGCCCAGGCCGCTCACGACGCGATGGCATCCGTCCACGGTGCGCTTCGAACCGTCTCGGGATCGCTCGACAAGATCGCCCACGACCTGCGGTTGTTAGCTTCGGGCCCCCGGAACGGTCTCGGTGAGATCGAACAACCCGAGAACCAGCCCGGATCCTCAATTATGCCCGGGAAGATCAACCCGGTCGTCGCCGAGTCGGTCAATCAAATTCACGCCCGGATCGTGGGCAACGACGCCACCATCTCGAAAGGCGGAGCGGGCGGTCAGCTCGATTTGAACCTCTACAAGCCGGTGATCGCCACCGACTTCCTGCAGTCCGCTCGGCTGCTCGCGAACGGCGCGGAGACGTTCGCGACGCGGTTTGTGGCCAACCTCGAAGCGAACGAGGAGTCCTGTGCCGAACAGGTCGAACGGAGCCTGGCGCTGACCACGGCGCTGAATCCAGCCATCGGTTACGACGCCGCCGCAGAAGTCGCCAAAGCGGCCCTCGAAGAGGGAAAGACCGTCCGCGAGGTCGCTGTTGAGCGGGGCTACCTGACCGAGGCGGAAGCCGACGAGGTCATCGATCCCGAGGCGATGACCGAACCGGGGATTCTGACCGACTAG
- the thsA gene encoding thermosome subunit alpha, translating to MSGSQRMGGGQPVFILNEDAERTQGKDARTTNITAGKAIAESVRTTLGPKGMDKMLVSDSGDVVITNDGATILDEMDIEHPAAQMLVEVAESQEEAVGDGTTSAAILAGQLLSEAEDFIEDEIHPTTIVEGFSQARDIALDALDEEVLDVDLDDELLTKVARSSMTGKGTGGITAEALAESIVHAVRQVESEGIVHDENIQIVTQAGESSSATEVVDGVVIDEEPLREDMPRLVEDATVAVVDTDLDTREAEADVEYNVQSASQLDTAIEAEQQELRQYADALADAGVDVAFVTGDVADMTAGFLANAGILAFDSLSSDDADAITRTTGASRLATVEDIEAADLGSAESLSVERFGDDELLFVSGGAEAEAVTLFVRAGTAHVLDELERAVNDGVDAVLAAAESGGVVPGAGCTEVRIANAVRSAAASIEGREQLAVEAFADALDSIPRTIAENTGMDPIDALVEVRAANESGRGGILAESERGTVEDPVEHGVLDPVAVKREVLSSATEAATMIVRIDDVISAE from the coding sequence ATGTCCGGATCTCAGCGAATGGGTGGAGGACAGCCGGTCTTCATCCTCAACGAAGACGCAGAGCGAACACAGGGCAAAGACGCCCGTACGACGAACATCACAGCGGGCAAGGCTATCGCCGAATCGGTCCGGACCACCCTCGGACCGAAGGGGATGGACAAGATGCTCGTCAGCGACTCGGGTGACGTCGTCATCACGAACGACGGGGCGACGATCCTCGACGAGATGGACATCGAGCACCCGGCCGCCCAGATGCTCGTCGAGGTCGCCGAGTCCCAGGAGGAGGCTGTCGGCGATGGGACGACCAGCGCCGCAATCCTCGCCGGCCAACTGCTCTCCGAGGCCGAGGACTTCATCGAAGACGAGATTCACCCGACGACGATCGTCGAGGGCTTCTCCCAGGCTCGTGACATCGCTCTCGATGCCCTGGACGAGGAGGTACTCGACGTCGATCTCGACGACGAGTTGCTGACCAAGGTCGCCCGCTCCTCGATGACTGGGAAGGGGACTGGCGGCATCACGGCCGAAGCACTGGCCGAGAGCATCGTCCATGCCGTCCGCCAGGTCGAGTCCGAAGGAATCGTCCACGACGAGAATATTCAGATCGTGACCCAGGCCGGGGAGTCCTCCAGCGCGACCGAGGTCGTCGATGGTGTGGTCATCGACGAGGAGCCCCTTCGCGAGGACATGCCCCGGCTCGTTGAGGACGCCACCGTGGCCGTTGTCGACACCGATCTGGACACCCGCGAAGCCGAGGCCGACGTTGAGTACAACGTCCAGAGTGCCTCGCAACTCGACACGGCCATCGAGGCCGAACAGCAGGAACTCCGACAGTACGCCGACGCCCTGGCCGATGCGGGCGTCGACGTGGCCTTCGTCACGGGCGATGTCGCAGATATGACTGCCGGCTTCCTCGCGAACGCCGGTATTCTCGCCTTCGACTCGCTCAGCTCCGACGACGCCGACGCGATTACGCGGACGACAGGGGCGAGTCGACTCGCAACCGTCGAGGACATCGAGGCGGCTGATCTCGGGTCCGCCGAGAGTCTCTCCGTCGAGCGGTTCGGCGACGACGAGCTCCTCTTTGTCTCCGGCGGTGCCGAAGCCGAAGCCGTGACACTGTTCGTTCGCGCGGGAACGGCCCACGTGCTGGACGAACTCGAACGCGCCGTCAACGACGGCGTCGACGCCGTGCTGGCTGCCGCCGAATCCGGCGGCGTCGTACCCGGCGCGGGCTGCACCGAGGTTCGAATCGCCAACGCCGTTCGGTCGGCCGCAGCAAGCATCGAGGGCCGCGAACAGCTCGCCGTCGAAGCCTTCGCCGACGCGCTCGACTCGATCCCACGAACGATCGCCGAGAACACTGGCATGGACCCGATCGACGCCCTCGTCGAGGTCCGGGCCGCAAACGAGAGCGGCCGCGGCGGCATTCTGGCCGAATCCGAACGCGGGACCGTCGAGGATCCCGTCGAACACGGCGTCCTCGATCCCGTGGCAGTCAAGCGTGAAGTGTTGAGTTCGGCAACCGAGGCCGCGACGATGATCGTCCGTATCGACGACGTCATCTCTGCTGAGTAA